The Manis javanica isolate MJ-LG chromosome 6, MJ_LKY, whole genome shotgun sequence genome contains a region encoding:
- the FZD1 gene encoding frizzled-1, with protein sequence MAEEEAPKKSRAAGSGASWELCAAALPAGPLAEGSGDTGARRSRPPADSGRLACRLLLLLWLLEAPLLLGVRAQAAGQGPGPGQQPPPPPPQQQQSGQQYNGERGISIPDHGYCQPISIPLCTDIAYNQTIMPNLLGHTNQEDAGLEVHQFYPLVKVQCSAELKFFLCSMYAPVCTVLEQALPPCRSLCERARQGCEALMNKFGFQWPETLKCEKFPVHGAGELCVGQNTSDKGTPTPSLLPEFWTSNPQHGGGGHRGGFPGGAGASERGKFSCPRALKVPSYLNYHFLGEKDCGAPCEPTKVYGLMYFGPEELRFSRTWIGIWSVLCCASTLFTVLTYLVDMRRFSYPERPIIFLSGCYTAVAVAYIAGFLLEDRVVCNDKFAEDGARTVAQGTKKEGCTILFMMLYFFSMASSIWWVILSLTWFLAAGMKWGHEAIEANSQYFHLAAWAVPAIKTITILALGQVDGDVLSGVCFVGLNNVDALRGFVLAPLFVYLFIGTSFLLAGFVSLFRIRTIMKHDGTKTEKLEKLMVRIGVFSVLYTVPATIVIACYFYEQAFRDQWERSWVAQSCKSYAIPCPHLQAGGGAPPHPPMSPDFTVFMIKYLMTLIVGITSGFWIWSGKTLNSWRKFYTRLTNSKQGETTV encoded by the coding sequence ATGGCTGAGGAGGAGGCGCCTAAGAAGTCCCGGGCCGCCGGCAGCGGCGCGAGCTGGGAACTTTGTGCCGCGGCGCTCCCCGCTGGACCGCTGGCGGAGGGGAGCGGGGACACGGGCGCCCGCCGCAGCCGCCCCCCAGCTGACTCCGGGCGCTTGGCCTGCAGGCTGCTGCTACTGCTTTGGCTGCTGGAGGCTCCTCTGCTGCTGGGGGTCCGGGCGCAGGCGGCGGGCCAGGGGCCCGGGCCGGGCCAGcagcccccgccgccgccgcctcagcAGCAACAGAGCGGGCAACAGTACAACGGCGAGCGGGGCATCTCCATCCCGGACCACGGATACTGCCAGCCCATCTCCATCCCGCTGTGCACGGACATCGCGTACAACCAAACCATCATGCCCAACCTGCTGGGCCACACGAACCAGGAGGATGCGGGCCTGGAGGTGCACCAGTTCTACCCGCTGGTGAAGGTGCAGTGCTCGGCCGAACTCAAGTTTTTTCTGTGCTCTATGTACGCGCCCGTGTGCACAGTGCTGGAGCAGGCTCTGCCGCCCTGCCGTTCCCTCTGCGAGCGCGCGCGCCAAGGCTGCGAGGCGCTCATGAACAAGTTCGGCTTCCAGTGGCCTGAGACGCTAAAGTGCGAGAAGTTCCCGGTGCACGGCGCCGGGGAGCTGTGCGTGGGCCAGAACACTTCGGACAAGGGCACCCCGACGCCCTCGCTGCTGCCAGAATTCTGGACCAGCAATCCCCAGCACGGCGGCGGGGGGCACCGCGGTGGCTTCCCCGGGGGCGCCGGCGCGTCGGAGCGAGGCAAGTTCTCGTGCCCACGCGCCCTCAAGGTGCCCTCCTACCTCAACTACCACTTCCTGGGGGAAAAGGACTGCGGCGCGCCCTGCGAGCCGACCAAAGTGTACGGGCTAATGTATTTTGGGCCGGAAGAGCTGCGCTTCTCGCGCACCTGGATCGGCATCTGGTCAGTGCTGTGCTGCGCCTCCACGCTCTTCACGGTGCTCACGTACCTGGTGGACATGAGGCGCTTCAGCTACCCGGAGCGGCCTATCATCTTCCTGTCTGGCTGCTACACGGCAGTGGCGGTGGCCTACATCGCGGGCTTCCTGCTAGAGGACCGGGTGGTGTGTAACGACAAGTTCGCCGAGGACGGGGCACGCACGGTGGCGCAGGGCACTAAGAAGGAGGGATGCACCATCCTCTTCATGATGCTGTACTTCTTCAGCATGGCCAGCTCCATCTGGTGGGTAATCCTGTCGCTCACCTGGTTCCTGGCAGCCGGCATGAAGTGGGGCCACGAAGCCATTGAGGCTAACTCCCAGTATTTTCACCTGGCTGCTTGGGCCGTGCCGGCCATCAAGACCATCACCATCCTGGCACTGGGCCAGGTGGATGGCGACGTGCTGAGCGGAGTGTGCTTCGTGGGGCTCAACAACGTGGACGCGCTGCGGGGCTTCGTGCTGGCACCACTCTTCGTGTACCTGTTCATCGGCACGTCTTTCCTGCTGGCAGGCTTCGTGTCCCTTTTCCGCATTCGCACCATTATGAAGCACGACGGCACCAAGACCGAGAAACTGGAGAAGCTCATGGTGCGCATTGGAGTCTTCAGTGTGCTTTACACAGTGCCAGCCACAATCGTCATTGCCTGCTACTTCTATGAACAGGCCTTCCGGGACCAGTGGGAGCGCAGCTGGGTGGCCCAAAGCTGCAAGAGCTATgccatcccctgcccccacctccaggcaggTGGAGGTGCCCCTCCGCACCCGCCCATGAGCCCAGACTTCACAGTCTTCATGATCAAGTACCTTATGACGCTGATTGTGGGCATCACTTCAGGTTTCTGGATTTGGTCTGGCAAGACTCTCAACTCCTGGAGGAAGTTCTACACCAGGCTCACCAACAGCAAACAGGGAGAGACCACCGTCTGA